A segment of the Methanomassiliicoccaceae archaeon DOK genome:
GAGAACCCCACCGCCCTCATGTCCCAGAACGACAAGTTCACCGCTGAGGACCTCGGCGTCAGGGCCGTCAAGACCGACAGCAGGATCTCGTCCGGACTCATCCTCCAGAACGAGGATGGGACCATCGAGGTCGACATGCAGTACGAGACCCTCCTCCAGACCATCTGGGACCGCGACGTGAAGGCTGTGTCCGACATTCTGTTCGGGTGAGACCCATGTTCAACCGCAGCGGAAGAACAGGAAACTACGCGTACACCGTGTCCAGGGTGAAGGCCAAGAAGGCCCAGCTCCTTAAGGAAGAGGACTACAACAAGATGTTGCAGCTGAGCGTCCCCGAGATCTCCCGTTACATCAGTGAGACCGGCTACCAGAAGGAGGTCGTCGATCTCGCCTCGAGGTACGAGGGAATCAACCTCGTGGAGCACGCGACGTATGCCAACATGGCTAAGGTGTTCGGCAGTATCCTTGGGTCATCACAGGGTGAGCTCAAGACGATGGTGGCAGCATATCTCGAGAGATGGGATATCTGGAACCTCAAAGTCATCCTCCGCGGTAAATCCTACGGTCTTGACGTCGAATCCATCAAGGACGACCTCGTCCCTGCTGGAAGTCTCAAGATGGAAGATCTGGATAAGCTGGTCTCCCTCGACTCCAACGAAGACCTGCTCTCGAACTACGCCCGCATGGTCGGTATCCCACAGCATGACATCGTCAATGCTTTCAAGAGCACCGACAACGGCGTCGGAGAGGTTGAGGACTTCCTCGACAAGTACTACTACATCAGGCTACTGTCGAGCATCAACCCCACATCCAGGCCCGGACGTATGTTCCAGGATTATGTCAGGATGGAGATCGATGCGAAGAACCTCGAGACCATCCTCAAGCTGAAGGCTGAGGGGGTCTACGGTGAGATCGTGATGAAGTACATGATCCCCGGAGGCAAAGAGATCGACAAGAGGGTGGCGACACAGCTCGCCAACTCGGAGACTATTGCGGCCGTCGTCAACGATTCGGCCCAGCTGCAGTTCTCGGAATTCGTCAAACCCCTCGTCGAGGACGACAGGGTCCTGATCAGGGACGTCGTCCACGAGATGAAGAAGTACGAGATCGCACAGGCGAAGAAGTTCGCTCACATGTACCCCCTGTCCGTCGTGCCTGTTATCGACTACATGATCCACAAGGAGATTGAGGTCAACAACATCAGGACGGTCGCCCGGGGAATCGAGAGCGGACTGGACAAAGACATCATAAAAG
Coding sequences within it:
- the ahaC gene encoding ATP synthase A1 subunit C, yielding MFNRSGRTGNYAYTVSRVKAKKAQLLKEEDYNKMLQLSVPEISRYISETGYQKEVVDLASRYEGINLVEHATYANMAKVFGSILGSSQGELKTMVAAYLERWDIWNLKVILRGKSYGLDVESIKDDLVPAGSLKMEDLDKLVSLDSNEDLLSNYARMVGIPQHDIVNAFKSTDNGVGEVEDFLDKYYYIRLLSSINPTSRPGRMFQDYVRMEIDAKNLETILKLKAEGVYGEIVMKYMIPGGKEIDKRVATQLANSETIAAVVNDSAQLQFSEFVKPLVEDDRVLIRDVVHEMKKYEIAQAKKFAHMYPLSVVPVIDYMIHKEIEVNNIRTVARGIESGLDKDIIKGLLVI